One Aegilops tauschii subsp. strangulata cultivar AL8/78 chromosome 7, Aet v6.0, whole genome shotgun sequence genomic window carries:
- the LOC120968293 gene encoding uncharacterized protein, which produces MPPPPPAKSPTTVLDLDDDLLREVFLRLPCLPSLVRAALSCRTFLSAVRSSPAFRRSFRALHPSPFVGFFIQRLTKGFIVGFQPEDSSFEAHHLPTDRDFAAAVSGGDFDLTGLPLPDEDEDSDVEDENDEENNMEEDTNGEDENSEDEEEEEDDQEEESSKEENMEEDTNEEDENEDEEEDQEEEEGASPVWEVDRCCDGYVVLFNRSAKQIAAYNPLTRALHLYPSPPRLFSDATYFEFHIISSQDQEDPGTPPRVVCYDFNLFQVKAFVRIISSDSSIKSKCREFPGTAIGVTGKMVNGSVYWTHYGKPYITVLDTATLQFTKMDLPPLLAEQDGRNCAFVFGNTKERRPCIVSPGLWGDCSLNVYFWRREDGYFDDGLNYWVLDHTFPLKAIREFVKFSKGDDEFISVRLMDVIDGIVYLRTEYDGCTEAPRLLLSFCLETAELKMICEDYHKPIYPYIMAWPPSLILQDKGPCSKDQALSTASSEGCDVKAGGGQTLPASVAKA; this is translated from the exons atgccgccaccgccgccggcgaAATCCCCGACCACCGTGCTCGATCTCGACGACGACCTTCTCCGCGAGGTGTTCCTCCGCCTCCCCTGCCTCCCCAGCCTCGTCCGTGCCGCCCTCTCCTGCCGCACCTTCCTCTCCGCGGTCCGTTCGTCCCCCGCCTTCCGCCGCAGCTTCCGGGCTCTCCACCCGTCTCCCTTTGTCGGATTCTTCATCCAACGCTTGACGAAAGGATTCATCGTCGGCTTCCAGCCCGAGGACTCTTCTTTCGAAGCCCACCACCTCCCCACCGACCGGGACTTCGCTGCCGCTGTGAGCGGCGGCGATTTCGACCTCACCGGCCTCCCACTCCCAGACGAGGATGAGGACAGCGACGTAGAAGATGAGAACGACGAAGAGAACAACATGGAGGAGGACACCAATGGAGAAGATGAGAACAGCgaggatgaagaggaggaggaggacgaccaAGAAGAAGAGAGCAGCAAGGAGGAGAACATGGAAGAGGACACCAATGAAGAAGATGAGAACGAGGATGAAGAGGaggaccaagaagaagaagaaggtgcCTCACCCGTGTGGGAGGTTGACCGATGCTGCGACGGCTACGTGGTCCTCTTCAACCGGAGTGCCAAGCAGATAGCTGCCTACAACCCTCTCACCCGGGCACTCCATCTCTAcccctcgccgccccgcctcTTCTCCGACGCCACTTACTTTGAGTTCCACATTATCTCCTCCCAAGACCAAGAGGACCCCGGCACACCACCCCGTGTGGTGTGCTACGATTTCAACTTGTTTCAGGTGAAGGCGTTCGTCCGCATCATCTCCTCGGACAGCAGCATCAAGTCCAAGTGCCGGGAGTTCCCTGGCACTGCGATAGGGGTCACCGGCAAGATGGTGAATGGCTCCGTCTATTGGACCCATTATGGGAAACCGTACATCACCGTGCTTGATACCGCGACGCTGCAGTTCACTAAAATGGATCTGCCACCGCTCTTGGCAGAGCAAGATGGCCGTAATTGTGCTTTTGTGTTTGGTAATACCAAGGAAAGGAGGCCCTGTATCGTTTCCCCGGGTTTGTGGGGTGATTGCTCGCTTAATGTTTATTTCTGGCGACGCGAAGACGGGTATTTTGACGATGGTCTCAATTACTGGGTACTCGACCACACATTTCCCTTGAAAGCGATTCGCGAGTTCGTTAAGTTCTCAAAAGGAGATGATGAATTTATCAGTGTGCGGCTTATGGATGTTATCGATGGAATCGTATACCTGCGTACTGAGTATGACGGGTGTACCGAGGCTCCTCGGTTGTTGCTATCCTTTTGTCTCGAAACAGCAGAGCTGAAAATGATCTGTGAAGATTATCACAAGCCAATTTATCCCTACATCATGGCGTGGCCTCCTTCTTTGATACTACAGGATAAG GGTCCCTGTTCAAAAGATCAAGCTTTGTCTACCGCAAGCTCTGAAGGATGTGATGTGAAGGCTGGAGGTGGCCAAACATTGCCTGCATCTGTTGCGAAAGCATAA